The following are from one region of the Channa argus isolate prfri chromosome 6, Channa argus male v1.0, whole genome shotgun sequence genome:
- the postnb gene encoding periostin, osteoblast specific factor b, whose product MKLLFVAAFALFVLSTFDKADSSAYDKIVSHSRIRARNEGPNVCAIQQVMGGKKKYFSTCRNWHLGTICGKKATVLYECCPGYMKLEGMRGCPAVAPIDNVYNTLGLVKATSTQKYSEVSKLKGEIEGSGSFTFFAPSNEAWEDLDEETRNALVSNVNIELYNALHYHMVNKRFLTKDLKNGMTVTSMYNDLGLLINHYSNGVVTVNCARIIHGNQVATNGVVHVIDRVISSVGNTIQDIIEVNDDLTTLHDMAQNAGLLEKLGQPGHYTLFAPTNEAFDTLGGDALERFQSDKKVLNALLKFHLLDSVQCSEAIMSGNTYETMEGSNIVIGCDGLSLTVNGIKMVNKKDIVTTNGVIHIIDRVLLPNSAKELMELMDGPVSTFSDMVSELGLSSAMQSDAEYTLLAPLNSVFTTEVMSIDQRILKTILENHIIKNKISLSELYNGQRLETIGGKFLRVFIYRTAVCIENSCLIRGSKEGSNGALHLTKTLLRPAEKTLFQILKENGSFKIFLSLVDAAGLNDLLKGEGDFTLFAPSDKAFASLSKTDIDLLKSDKNALRTMLLYHFTPSIFIGGGLETGATNLIKTFQGSNLKVKLANNTMLVNSVQVPEADKMASNGVVHFVNHFLYPEDIPVGSQELQMLFRRLITYMQIKYIPGYRYTEIPLTFLKRIVTRVVEEDPQVTKVTRVIESQPSLTKVTRVIESQPSLTKVTRVIEGQPTITKVTRVVQGGRQAAQRN is encoded by the exons ATGAAGCTCCTTTTTGTAGCTGCCTTTGCACTCTTCGTGCTTTCTACATTTGACAAGGCTGACTCTTCAGCTTATGACAAAATAGTCTCCCACAGTCGCATCAGGGCAAGAAACGAAGG ACCCAATGTCTGTGCAATCCAGCAAGTGATGGGGGGGAAGAAGAAGTACTTCAGCACATGTCGTAATTGGCATCTCGGGACCATCTGTGGAAAGAAAGC gaCTGTGCTTTATGAGTGCTGTCCAGGGTACATGAAGCTGGAGGGCATGCGTGGCTGTCCTGCAG ttgccCCGATTGACAATGTGTATAACACGTTGGGTCTGGTAAAAGCAACCTCAACACAAAAATACTCTGAGGTGTCAAAGCTGAAGGGCGAGATTGAGGGATCTGGATCCTTCACCTTCTTTGCGCCCAGCAACGAGGCCTGGGAGGATTTGGATGAG GAAACAAGGAATGCACTGGTCAGCAATGTCAACATTGAATTGTACAACGCTCTGCATTATCACATGGTCAACAAACGCTTCTTGACCAAAGATTTAAAGAATGGTATGACAGTCACCTCCATGTACAATGACCTTGGACTCCTTATTAACCATTATTCCAATGGG GTGGTGACTGTGAACTGCGCTAGGATTATCCATGGCAACCAGGTTGCAACCAATGGAGTTGTGCATGTCATTGACCGCGTCATCAGCTCTGTTGGGAACACCATCCAGGATATCATTGAGGTTAATGATGACCTGACAACCCTGCAT GATATGGCTCAAAATGCTGGACTGTTGGAGAAGCTGGGTCAGCCAGGACACTACACTCTCTTTGCTCCCACCAATGAGGCCTTTGACACCCTGGGCGGCGATGCATTGGAGAGATTTCAGAGTGACAAGAAGGTTCTCAATG ctctTCTGAAATTTCACCTCCTGGACTCAGTCCAGTGCTCTGAGGCTATCATGTCTGGCAACACTTATGAGACCATGGAGGGCAGCAATATTGTAATTGGCTGTGATGGCTTAAGTTTGACTGTCAATGGCATCAAGATGGTGAACAAGAAGGACATTGTCACCACCAATGGTGTCATTCACATTATCGACAGAGTGCTTTTACCAAACTCAG CTAAGGAGTTGATGGAACTAATGGATGGTCCCGTTTCAACCTTTTCTGACATGGTATCAGAGCTGGGTCTCTCTAGTGCCATGCAATCAGATGCTGAGTACACTTTGCTGGCTCCCCTGAACTCCGTCTTCACCA ctGAAGTGATGTCCATAGATCAGCGGATTCTCAAGACTATACTTGAGAACCACATCATAAAGAATAAGATTTCACTTTCAGAGCTGTACAATGGCCAGCGGCTGGAGACGATTGGTGGAAAATTTCTCAGGGTCTTCATTTATCGAACA GCTGTGTGCATTGAGAATTCCTGTCTGATAAGGGGCAGTAAAGAAGGAAGCAATGGGGCTCTCCATCTAACAAAGACTCTGCTAAGACCAGCGGAAAAAACTCTGTTTCAGATTCTGAAAGAAAATGGAAGCTTCAA gatctttttgtctttggtgGATGCTGCTGGCTTGAATGACCTGCTGAAAGGGGAAGGAGACTTTACTTTGTTCGCCCCAAGCGATAAGGCTTTTGCGAGTCTGAGCAAAACTGATATAGACCTATTGAAAA GTGACAAAAATGCTCTCAGAACCATGCTTCTGTATCATTTTACTCCAAGTATTTTCATTGGTGGCGGTTTGGAGACTGGGGCCACAAACCTTATTAAGACATTCCAGGGCAGCAACCTCAAAGTAAAACTG GCAAACAACACAATGCTAGTTAATTCTGTCCAAGTCCCTGAAGCTGATAAAATGGCCTCAAATGGAGTTGTTCACTTTGTCAACCACTTCTTGTATCCTGAAG ACATACCGGTTGGAAGCCAGGAACTCCAAATGCTATTCAGGAGGCTCATCACTTACATGCAAATCAAG TACATTCCAGGATACAGATATACAGAGATCCCCCTTACATTTCTGA AGAGGATCGTGACTCGGGTCGTTGAGGAAG ATCCTCAGGTGACCAAGGTCACCAGAGTCATTGAAAGTCAGCCCTCTCTCACCAAGGTTACCAGAGTCATTGAAAGTCAACCCTCCCTCACCAAGGTTACCAGGGTAATTGAAGGTCAACCCACCATCACCAAAGTCACCAGGGTTGTCCAGG GAGGAAGACAAGCTGCTCAAAGaaattag
- the trpc4b gene encoding short transient receptor potential channel 4b yields MSQLYYRKTDNSTYRDRIPLRIVRAESELSAIERAYLGAVEKGDYASVKQALEEAEIYFRININCIDPLGRTALLIAIENENLEIIELLLSYNVYVGDALLHAIRKEVVGAVELLLNHKKPRGEKQIPPILLDKQFSGFTPDITPIILAAHTNNYEIIKLLVQRGVSIPQPHAVRCNCVECVSSLDVDGLRHSRSRLNIYKALASPSLIALSSEDPFLTAFQLSWELEELSTVENEFKSEYEELSHVCKQFAKDLLDQTRSSKELEIILNYRDDLNPLLDENSNDLARLKLAIKYCQKEFVAQPNCQQLLASRWYDEFPGWRRRHWAGKLITCIFIGLLFPLFSILYLISPKSRYGLFIRKPFIKFICHTSSYLTFLFLLFLASQHIASTSPKIQGPAPTAVEWMILPWVLGFIWTEIKQMWDSGFEDYIDDWWNLMDFIMNSLYLATISLKIVAYVKYSGEKPRSNWEMWHPTLVAEALFAIANIFSSLRLICLFTANSHLGPLQISLGRMLLDILKFLFIYCLVLLAFANGLNQLYFYYDTDEGNNCKGIRCNLQNNAFSTLFETLQSLFWSIFGLISLYVTNVGPKHEFTEFVGTTMFGTYNVISLVVLLNMLIAMMNNSYQHIADHADIEWKFARTKLWMSYFEEGGTLPSPFNIIPSPKSVYYLIGWINTYLFRRPTTKRLETFETLGRRAAENVRLNHEYQEVLRNLVKRYVAAMIRDAKTEEGLTEENFKELKQDISSFRFEVLGMMKAKSPGVVVGKVGSSTLAYPGNSFKYSPKILIDDPEKKLYVFDVKTTTLQSGAANTNSSVCSNQLAVANGLVVPSGTEHTQNKLSREVSDAGSLPKQTRLPSQKCDEICSLSEEDTLGSGGQIQEPFQSEKVIEEALNENEKTIQEIKEVKNGPKKYKN; encoded by the exons ATGTCCCAGCTCTATTACCGGAAAACGGACAACTCCACATACAGGGATCGCATCCCTCTGCGGATCGTGCGCGCCGAATCTGAGCTCTCCGCCATAGAGAGGGCCTACCTGGGGGCTGTTGAGAAAGGGGACTATGCCAGTGTTAAACAAGCCCTGGAGGAGGCTGAGATCTACTTCAGGATCAACATAAACTGCATAGACCCGCTGGGACGCACAGCCCTGCTCATTGCCATTGAAAACGAGAACCTGGAAATCATTGAGTTGCTGCTCAGCTATAATGTTTATGTAGGTGATGCCCTGCTTCATGCCATCCGGAAAGAAGTAGTGGGGGCTGTGGAGCTGCTGCTCAACCACAAGAAGCCACGTGGGGAAAAACAG ATCCCGCCAATTCTGCTGGACAAACAATTTTCAGGCTTCACCCCAGACATCACTCCAATCATCCTTGCAGCCCACACCAACAACTATGAGATCATCAAACTGCTTGTGCAGCGAGGTGTCTCCATACCTCAGCCACATGCTGTACGTTGCAACTGCGTGGAATGTGTGTCCAGTTTAGACGTGGATGGTCTGCGCCACTCGCGCTCTCGCCTAAACATCTACAAGGCCCTTGCCAGCCCGTCTCTGATCGCCCTCTCTAGCGAAGATCCCTTTCTCACAGCTTTTCAGCTCAGCTGGGAGCTGGAGGAGCTCAGCACAGTGGAGAATGAGTTCAAGTCCGAATATGAGGAGCTGTCCCATGTGTGCAAACAATTTGCAAAGGATCTTTTGGACCAGACACGAAGCTCAAAAGAGTTGGAAATAATTCTCAACTACCGCGATGACCTCAATCCTCTGCTGGATGAGAATAGCAATGATCTAGCGCGACTGAAGCTCGCTATAAAATATTGCCAAAAGGAG tttGTTGCTCAGCCCAACTGTCAGCAGCTGCTGGCGTCTCGGTGGTACGATGAGTTCCCAGGCTGGAGGAGGCGTCACTGGGCAGGAAAGCTCATCACCTGCATCTTCATTGGCCTCCTCTTTCCACTGTTCTCCATCTTGTACCTAATCTCTCCAAAGAGCCGCTACGGTTTATTCATCCGTAAGCCATTCATCAAGTTCATCTGTCACACTTCTTCCTACCTGACCTTCCTTTTCCTGCTCTTCTTGGCCTCGCAGCATATAGCGTCTACCAGCCCGAAAATTCAGGGCCCAGCACCTACTGCTGTGGAATGGATGATCCTACCCTGGGTGCTTG GCTTTATATGGACTGAAATCAAACAGATGTGGGACAGTGGGTTTGAAGACTACATCGATGACTGGTGGAACTTAATGGACTTCATAATGAACTCCCTATATCTTGCAACCATTTCTCTGAAAATTGTTGCATATGTAAAG tacagtgggGAAAAACCTCGAAGCAACTGGGAAATGTGGCATCCAACTTTGGTGGCAGAAGCATTGTTTGCTATTGCCAACATCTTCAGCTCCTTGCGCCTCATCTGCCTTTTCACTGCCAACTCCCATTTGGGACCCTTACAAATCTCACTAGGCCGCATGCTCCTGGACATCCTCAAGTTCCTCTTCATCTACTGTCTTGTGCTGTTAGCCTTTGCCAATGGCCTCAACCAGCTTTACTTTTATTATGACACAGATGAAGGCAATAATTGCAAGGGTATTCGCTGCAATCTGCAAAACAACGCTTTCTCAAC GCTATTTGAGACACTGCAGTCATTATTTTGGTCAATATTTGGCCTGATTTCCCTCTATGTGACCAATGTGGGGCCAAAACATGAATTTACTGAGTTTGTGGGCACTACCATGTTTGGCACGTACAATGTGATCTCCCTGGTAGTGCTTCTGAACATGCTAATTGCCATGATGAATAACTCCTACCAGCATATTGCT gatCATGCAGATATAGAGTGGAAATTTGCAAGAACAAAGCTGTGGATGAGCTATTTTGAAGAAGGTGGGACTTTGCCATCTCCATTCAATATAATACCCAGTCCAAAGTCAGTTTATTATCTGATTGGATGGATAAACACATATTTGTTTAGGAGACCAACCACAAAAAGGCTGGAAACCTTTGAAACCTTGGGG aGACGTGCAGCTGAAAATGTACGATTAAACCATGAATATCAG GAGGTTTTGAGGAACCTTGTGAAGCGGTATGTGGCTGCAATGATAAGAGATGCCAAAACAGAGGAAGGGTTAACCGAAGAGAATTTCAAG GAGCTAAAGCAGGATATCTCCAGCTTCCGCTTTGAAGTCCTGGGAATGATGAAGGCTAAATCTCCTGGTGTGGTAGTTGGTAAAGTGGGAAGCTCCACCTTGGCTTACCCAGGAAACTCTTTCAAATATTCTCCTAAAATCCTAATTGATGATCCTGAGAAGAAGCTGTATGTGTTTGATGTGAAAACCACCACCCTGCAAAGCGGAGCTGCCAACACCAACAGCTCTGTTTGCTCTAACCAGCTGGCCGTAGCCAATGGTTTAGTTGTTCCATCAGGTACAGAACACACTCAGAACAAGCTATCGAGGGAGGTCTCAGATGCTGGGTCCCTCCCGAAACAGACGAGACTTCCCTCTCAGAAATGTGATGAAATATGTTCGTTGTCAGAGGAAGATACACTGGGATCTGGTGGACAAATCCAAGAACCATTTCAGTCTGAGAAAGTAATTGAGGAAGccttaaatgaaaatgagaaaaccATTCAGGAGATTAAGGAAGTCAAAAATGGgccaaaaaaatataaaaattaa